A single window of Syntrophus aciditrophicus SB DNA harbors:
- a CDS encoding IS630 family transposase (programmed frameshift), translated as MSPRYRVTLTQDDRKELEALTRRGKTHARRVIHARALLLCDAGIDGPAWNVADIAKALGITSRTIEHLKKRFVTDGLESAMERKPREKPPREILFDGAFEARLIALACSEAPEGHQRWTVRLLADKVVELNIAPSISHMTVQRNFKKNELRPHLSKYWKIPPKGSAAFVAAMEDLLEVYHLPYDADYPVVCMDESCKQMIGEVREPIPCKPGQPVRVDDEYVRNGVAEIFMEVEPLAGKRHVAVTERRTRKDWALQIKQMLDERYPDAIKVRLVMDNLNTHNIASLYETFEPKEARRLAERLDIHYTPKHGSWLNMAEIELSVLNGQCLDRRIADMETMQAEVDAWERDRNNSSKIIDWQFTTSDARIKLKRLYPNL; from the exons ATGTCACCAAGATATCGAGTAACATTGACCCAGGATGATCGTAAAGAATTGGAGGCATTAACACGACGTGGAAAAACACACGCGAGAAGAGTTATACATGCCCGGGCTTTATTGCTTTGTGACGCCGGAATTGATGGGCCGGCATGGAATGTTGCCGACATTGCAAAGGCGCTTGGAATAACAAGCCGCACGATTGAACATTTAAAAAAGCGGTTTGTAACGGATGGCCTTGAATCTGCGATGGAGCGCAAACCACGGGAAAAACCGCCAAGAGAAATCTTGTTTGACGGTGCATTTGAAGCAAGGCTGATCGCCTTGGCTTGCTCAGAGGCTCCCGAGGGACACCAACGATGGACAGTCAGACTTCTTGCCGATAAGGTTGTCGAGCTGAACATCGCTCCATCCATATCGCATATGACTGTGCAGCGGA ATTTTAAAAAAAACGAACTTAGACCTCACCTCAGCAAGTACTGGAAAATCCCGCCGAAAGGAAGCGCAGCATTTGTAGCCGCGATGGAGGATCTTTTGGAAGTCTACCATCTGCCATATGATGCTGATTATCCGGTGGTATGCATGGACGAGTCTTGCAAGCAAATGATCGGAGAAGTCCGTGAGCCGATACCGTGCAAACCGGGACAACCGGTGCGCGTTGACGACGAATACGTCAGAAACGGCGTCGCAGAAATATTCATGGAAGTGGAACCGTTGGCGGGCAAAAGACATGTGGCGGTGACGGAACGCCGCACCAGGAAGGATTGGGCGTTGCAGATCAAACAGATGCTTGATGAACGCTATCCTGACGCAATCAAAGTGCGACTGGTTATGGACAATTTGAATACGCACAATATCGCCTCACTCTATGAAACATTTGAGCCCAAGGAGGCCAGACGCCTGGCGGAACGGCTTGACATCCATTATACGCCGAAGCATGGAAGCTGGCTCAACATGGCAGAAATTGAACTCAGCGTTCTGAATGGTCAATGCCTTGATCGACGGATCGCCGACATGGAAACCATGCAGGCCGAAGTGGATGCATGGGAAAGAGACCGAAACAACAGCTCCAAAATAATTGATTGGCAATTTACTACCTCAGACGCTCGGATCAAGCTGAAACGTCTTTATCCGAATTTATAG
- a CDS encoding cysteine hydrolase family protein, with protein MLCVDLQEEHFTAGCPLWLPSGTLVLANKVKLVNTARRIGIALVHVRHVSQNPNASMFAHNRKYFEFVCDVSPLDGEYVVTKSGLGAFYDNDLVPRNFYKFG; from the coding sequence CTGCTTTGCGTCGACTTGCAGGAAGAGCACTTTACCGCCGGATGTCCGCTCTGGCTGCCAAGCGGCACTCTTGTCCTGGCAAACAAAGTCAAACTGGTCAATACAGCCCGAAGGATCGGAATTGCACTAGTGCATGTTCGTCATGTGAGCCAGAATCCAAATGCTTCAATGTTCGCACATAACAGAAAATATTTTGAATTCGTTTGTGATGTTTCGCCCCTGGACGGGGAGTATGTCGTTACAAAATCTGGACTGGGCGCTTTTTATGACAATGATCTAGTACCACGTAACTTCTATAAATTCGGATAA
- a CDS encoding argininosuccinate synthase domain-containing protein, with the protein MLKRDIDQQWAEIVYRGEWFDANRRELSAVGRSFQSCVSGDVEIEVFLAHVRITNAAIPHCQPLGPQSITGED; encoded by the coding sequence ATGCTCAAACGAGACATTGACCAGCAATGGGCGGAAATTGTTTATCGTGGAGAGTGGTTCGATGCAAATCGCCGCGAATTGTCAGCAGTTGGCCGCAGCTTCCAGTCCTGCGTATCTGGAGATGTGGAAATCGAGGTCTTTCTCGCGCATGTCCGGATCACGAATGCGGCTATTCCTCACTGTCAGCCCCTCGGTCCGCAATCTATAACAGGCGAAGATTAA
- a CDS encoding integrase catalytic domain-containing protein → MSFQSRRELLSQVVSRYREASREQKSIILNEFIASSGYARKYAIRLLSMPAVAPVVSIQRQRQRSYGTEVQEALQILWGAANFIGSKRLAPFLEELVPAMERHGHLEVTEKVRSQLLSINPATIDRVLRPFRKSAPQGACTTKSGILLKKQILVRTFSDWNETEPGFFQADLVAHCGQSTEGAYLNTLVLTDIATGWVECLPLLFRSRHAVIESLDYIRKILPFPLLGLDTDNGSEFINAELLAYCEREKITFTRGRAYKKNDQCYVEQKNGVVVRQLVGYDRFEGEGAFLQLRELYRAVRLYVNFFQPSMKLHEKHRSGARIQKIYCPAKTPFQRLCAARGAEATESLNTIYLALDPVELLRQLRILQDALWKHTVLQTGEPPAGINSTVRLAEIEFNRIELNHSAQNDRNSISDMVPSNPEPQKCKYHRTKAVRAPHTWRTRKDPFQSVWAEICGRLEKNPERTAKSILRELQILYPDQYSDGQLRTLQRRIQEWRAKAILTFDHRWLEEGQLLQEGLPRPLGAKIQIDELPGK, encoded by the coding sequence ATGAGTTTTCAATCCAGAAGAGAGTTGCTTTCTCAGGTGGTTTCCCGCTACAGAGAAGCCAGCCGCGAACAGAAATCAATTATTCTAAATGAGTTTATTGCCTCAAGTGGCTATGCCAGGAAATATGCAATCCGGTTGCTTTCCATGCCGGCCGTGGCGCCTGTGGTTTCTATTCAGAGACAGAGACAGCGTAGTTATGGCACTGAAGTGCAGGAAGCGCTGCAGATTTTATGGGGAGCGGCCAATTTCATTGGCTCCAAGCGGCTTGCACCGTTTCTTGAAGAACTTGTGCCTGCCATGGAGCGCCATGGACATCTGGAGGTTACGGAGAAAGTCAGAAGCCAATTACTTTCCATAAATCCGGCAACCATTGACCGAGTTTTACGTCCTTTTAGAAAGTCAGCTCCCCAAGGTGCCTGTACAACAAAATCCGGCATTCTTCTCAAAAAACAGATTTTGGTTCGTACATTTTCGGATTGGAACGAAACGGAGCCAGGTTTTTTTCAGGCCGATCTTGTGGCCCATTGTGGACAAAGCACCGAAGGAGCTTATCTCAACACCCTTGTGCTAACTGACATTGCTACCGGCTGGGTGGAATGCCTACCTCTTTTGTTCCGCAGTCGGCATGCTGTCATTGAAAGCCTTGATTACATCCGTAAGATATTGCCCTTTCCGCTTCTTGGTCTGGATACAGACAATGGCAGTGAATTTATCAATGCGGAACTCTTGGCTTACTGTGAGCGTGAGAAAATCACATTTACAAGAGGGCGTGCCTATAAGAAGAACGACCAATGTTATGTGGAGCAGAAAAACGGGGTGGTCGTAAGGCAGTTGGTCGGCTATGATCGATTTGAAGGAGAAGGGGCCTTTCTCCAGTTGAGGGAACTCTACCGGGCGGTGCGGCTCTATGTTAACTTTTTCCAGCCGTCGATGAAGCTTCATGAAAAGCACCGCAGTGGAGCCAGAATACAAAAAATCTACTGCCCGGCAAAAACCCCCTTCCAGCGCTTATGTGCGGCACGGGGTGCCGAGGCGACCGAAAGCCTTAATACGATCTACTTGGCTCTTGATCCTGTAGAACTTCTTCGTCAGCTGAGAATCCTGCAGGATGCACTTTGGAAACATACTGTATTGCAGACGGGAGAACCACCTGCGGGGATAAATAGCACAGTTCGGCTTGCTGAGATAGAATTTAACAGAATTGAGTTGAATCATTCCGCGCAGAATGACAGAAATAGCATTTCTGATATGGTGCCAAGTAATCCTGAACCGCAGAAGTGCAAATACCATCGAACGAAAGCTGTGCGAGCTCCTCATACCTGGCGTACACGTAAGGATCCCTTTCAATCCGTATGGGCTGAGATCTGTGGACGACTAGAAAAAAATCCGGAACGAACGGCAAAATCAATCTTGCGTGAACTCCAGATACTCTATCCTGACCAATACTCCGATGGCCAGCTGCGAACCTTGCAAAGGCGTATTCAAGAGTGGCGAGCCAAGGCGATTCTTACCTTTGATCATCGATGGCTTGAAGAGGGACAACTTCTTCAAGAAGGGCTACCACGACCACTTGGAGCAAAAATACAAATTGATGAACTTCCTGGAAAATGA
- a CDS encoding isochorismatase family protein: MVLDTFLHSLEAIHLFLCGLLSFMCAATTACEAYARGYSVLFVRNATASIPISGVSAEMIHKVVCAIQG, translated from the coding sequence GTGGTACTAGATACGTTCTTACATTCACTCGAAGCAATACATCTTTTCCTCTGTGGTCTGCTGTCTTTCATGTGCGCTGCCACGACAGCCTGTGAGGCTTATGCACGAGGGTACAGCGTTTTATTTGTTCGTAATGCTACAGCATCGATTCCAATTAGTGGTGTGTCTGCTGAAATGATCCATAAAGTGGTTTGTGCGATTCAGGGATGA
- a CDS encoding argininosuccinate synthase domain-containing protein — protein sequence MIKQHYRAIAFYSGGVDSTIAPLLALEDLDLRREDMLLLYVDLGGAVDRVNRAEQRAKILGIDFIAIDGRADFARDYLSQAILLNGSYWGYPLITPLSRAFMVEAAASLLTFGNGETRYLVNRCTRYQNTRYRLEKHCAKYPHFAALAPFMHRSISRPEKIELLRRNGIEPGRGAEIAEDENLWGCALEGAPLNDLSDIEMKKVFRVTQDIWPPSHTSDRFTLHFADGLPIAIDGKFMPLNDIIEQCGQFGAKHGVGRIVIFEDTVPELGYKQRGVFESPASTILYAAHRFIEDAVHTH from the coding sequence GTGATCAAACAACATTATCGTGCTATCGCTTTCTACTCCGGCGGGGTCGATTCAACGATAGCCCCGCTCCTCGCTTTGGAAGATCTCGATCTGCGCCGGGAAGACATGCTGTTACTTTATGTCGACCTGGGAGGGGCTGTTGACAGGGTGAACAGGGCTGAGCAGCGAGCGAAAATCCTCGGAATAGATTTTATCGCCATTGATGGCCGAGCTGACTTCGCCCGTGATTACTTGTCGCAGGCTATTTTATTGAATGGGTCGTACTGGGGATACCCATTGATCACCCCCCTATCCCGAGCATTCATGGTCGAGGCGGCTGCTTCGTTACTCACTTTTGGGAACGGCGAAACACGCTACCTGGTTAACCGCTGCACTCGATACCAGAATACGCGTTACCGGCTTGAGAAGCATTGTGCTAAGTATCCTCACTTTGCGGCGCTTGCTCCATTCATGCATCGCAGCATTAGTCGTCCGGAAAAGATCGAACTTCTTCGTCGAAATGGTATAGAACCCGGGCGTGGCGCTGAAATCGCTGAGGATGAGAACCTGTGGGGATGTGCTCTGGAAGGCGCGCCTCTGAACGACCTCAGCGATATCGAGATGAAGAAGGTGTTCCGAGTTACACAGGACATTTGGCCACCGTCACACACCTCCGATCGCTTTACGCTTCATTTTGCTGATGGATTGCCAATTGCCATTGATGGTAAGTTTATGCCGCTTAACGATATCATCGAACAGTGTGGGCAATTCGGTGCAAAGCATGGGGTAGGCAGGATTGTCATTTTCGAGGATACCGTTCCGGAACTTGGATACAAGCAGCGGGGTGTTTTTGAATCACCAGCCAGTACAATTCTTTATGCCGCTCATCGATTCATCGAGGATGCAGTCCACACACACTGA
- the topA gene encoding type I DNA topoisomerase produces the protein MPDSLIIVESPTKVKTLKKYLGADYEVLASKGHIKDLPKKTLGIDPQNEFQPTYSVIDDKKKVIADLKKAAKNVSRIFLAPDPDREGEAIAWHIAEEIKAKNKEIYRVLFNDLTKNTILDAINHPGKLDFNKYEAQQTRRILDRLVGYQISPILWEKVKRGLSAGRVQSVAVRMICDREEEIKRFIPEEYWNISVQLKGVTPPPFEARLIKITGKKAKVKNEAQANEIVSRLSGGVKSGSKPTINLSEDRDLQPQFVVSKLEKKEVKKESLPPFTTSKLQQEASRLLRFSAKKTMATAQKLYEGIELGEEGPVGLITYMRTDSVRIAEDALKEVRSYIRENYDPPFLPAKARFFKSKGKTQDAHEAIRPSSMNYNPQKIKHFLSADQFRLYQLIWNRFVASQMNPALYDQTTVEVSADFYTFRAQGAILKFPGYTIVYTEGKEDKEQNEEMESGKILPDLNEGERLTLLKITPEQKFTQPPPRFSEASLVRELEEQGIGRPSTYAAILSTIQDRNYARLEQGKFHPTELGTIVTELLVKNFPKVMDVSFTASLENQLDLIEEGKQKRIETLQEFYAPFEEDLSKARLEMKNIKREETPTDLICEKCQSPMVIKWGKNGKFIACSNYPACKNTRNIEQGEGVERSAKGGEMTDTVCPKCGKNMLIKHGRFGRFLGCSGYPDCKHTMPISLGVKCPQEGCDGEIIEKRTKKGRSFFGCSNYPNCTFAVWDKPIPEPCPQCNSPFLVEKYSRTEGSYKACPNKDCGYRDDQS, from the coding sequence ATGCCGGATTCCCTGATTATCGTTGAATCTCCCACAAAGGTAAAAACTCTAAAAAAATATCTCGGTGCGGACTATGAGGTCCTGGCTTCGAAGGGACATATCAAGGACCTGCCCAAGAAGACGCTGGGCATCGATCCCCAGAATGAGTTTCAGCCGACATACAGCGTCATCGATGACAAGAAAAAGGTCATTGCCGATTTAAAGAAGGCAGCGAAAAATGTCAGCCGCATCTTTCTTGCACCCGATCCGGATCGTGAAGGGGAGGCAATTGCCTGGCACATCGCGGAAGAAATCAAAGCCAAGAACAAGGAAATTTATCGTGTTCTGTTCAACGATCTGACTAAAAATACGATACTGGATGCAATCAACCATCCCGGTAAGCTGGACTTCAATAAATATGAAGCGCAACAGACCAGACGCATCCTTGACCGGCTGGTCGGTTATCAGATCAGCCCCATCTTATGGGAAAAAGTAAAAAGAGGACTCAGTGCGGGGCGCGTCCAGTCGGTAGCTGTCCGGATGATCTGCGACCGGGAAGAGGAGATCAAACGCTTCATCCCCGAAGAATACTGGAACATTTCCGTTCAGTTGAAAGGCGTCACCCCCCCGCCCTTTGAAGCCAGACTCATCAAGATCACCGGCAAAAAGGCAAAAGTAAAGAATGAAGCTCAGGCCAACGAGATTGTGTCTCGCTTATCGGGAGGCGTCAAATCCGGCTCAAAACCAACTATCAATCTATCTGAAGATCGGGATTTGCAGCCGCAGTTTGTTGTCAGCAAACTTGAAAAAAAAGAGGTCAAGAAAGAATCCCTGCCTCCTTTCACAACGAGCAAGCTGCAACAGGAAGCCTCACGTTTGCTGCGTTTCTCTGCAAAAAAAACCATGGCGACTGCACAGAAGCTTTACGAAGGGATTGAACTCGGTGAAGAAGGCCCTGTCGGCCTCATTACCTACATGAGGACGGATTCCGTGCGGATCGCCGAGGATGCTCTGAAGGAGGTCCGATCTTACATCCGTGAAAACTACGATCCTCCATTTCTGCCTGCAAAAGCACGTTTCTTTAAAAGCAAAGGGAAAACGCAGGATGCCCACGAAGCCATCCGTCCCTCGTCGATGAACTACAATCCTCAGAAAATCAAGCACTTTCTGAGTGCCGATCAATTCCGTCTTTATCAGTTGATCTGGAATCGCTTCGTGGCAAGTCAGATGAATCCGGCTCTTTATGATCAAACAACGGTTGAAGTTTCCGCGGATTTTTATACATTCCGCGCCCAAGGGGCGATTCTCAAGTTCCCCGGTTATACCATTGTGTATACCGAGGGCAAAGAAGACAAGGAACAGAATGAGGAAATGGAGTCGGGAAAAATTCTGCCGGACTTGAATGAAGGGGAACGGCTTACTCTCTTGAAAATCACGCCGGAACAGAAATTCACGCAACCCCCTCCCAGATTTTCAGAAGCCTCACTGGTTCGTGAACTCGAAGAACAAGGCATTGGAAGGCCGAGCACTTATGCGGCAATTCTGAGCACCATTCAGGACCGGAATTATGCCCGGCTTGAACAGGGAAAGTTCCATCCTACCGAACTGGGAACGATCGTTACGGAACTTCTGGTAAAAAACTTCCCCAAGGTTATGGACGTTTCTTTCACGGCTTCCTTGGAAAACCAGCTCGACCTGATTGAAGAGGGAAAGCAGAAACGCATCGAAACGTTGCAGGAATTTTATGCTCCTTTCGAGGAAGACCTCAGCAAAGCCAGGCTCGAAATGAAAAATATCAAGCGGGAAGAGACCCCCACCGATCTGATATGTGAAAAATGTCAGAGTCCAATGGTCATAAAATGGGGTAAAAACGGTAAATTCATTGCCTGCTCCAACTATCCCGCATGCAAAAATACAAGAAATATCGAGCAGGGCGAAGGTGTCGAAAGAAGTGCCAAGGGAGGTGAAATGACAGATACGGTTTGCCCGAAATGCGGGAAGAATATGCTCATTAAGCATGGCAGATTCGGTCGTTTTCTGGGATGCTCCGGCTATCCTGACTGTAAGCACACGATGCCTATCAGTCTTGGTGTGAAATGTCCACAGGAAGGATGTGACGGCGAGATAATCGAAAAGCGCACAAAAAAGGGAAGAAGTTTTTTTGGCTGTTCCAACTACCCGAATTGCACCTTTGCTGTCTGGGACAAGCCGATACCGGAGCCCTGTCCTCAGTGCAATTCCCCGTTTCTGGTCGAAAAATACTCTCGCACAGAAGGAAGCTATAAGGCCTGTCCCAACAAGGATTGTGGATACAGGGATGACCAGTCATAA
- the dprA gene encoding DNA-processing protein DprA yields MENDELIYWMALRSVNGIGNLGFRSLMDAFKFPHDVFHASYQDLMSVPGIGPKTASRIKAFHEWRRLEYDLKKLQQLNIHVITFHDRHYPSLLKTIYDYPPILYVKGMLKNDDLNIALVGSRTASTYGVFTTERLARELALNGITVVSGMARGIDSAAHRGALAGRGRTIAVLGCGLDIVYPPENKNLYEKIAADGAVISELALGTPPNAPNFPLRNRIISGLSLGVVIVEANERSGSLITARIALEQGREVFAVPGNIDSHGSRGSHKLIKEGAKLIENVGDILEEIIPQIERRRENNLLNEQEKNTETSEKKVSCETRSCSAASIFPSFSENEALIFNLLTDKPVDIDLIIEKSGLNINETLNCLLNLELYEAILQLPGKLYKRKEQSCRIP; encoded by the coding sequence ATGGAAAATGATGAACTGATATACTGGATGGCCTTACGATCCGTCAATGGGATCGGAAACTTGGGATTCAGATCTTTAATGGATGCCTTTAAATTTCCCCATGATGTCTTTCACGCCTCCTATCAGGATCTGATGTCAGTCCCTGGAATCGGTCCGAAGACGGCATCGCGCATCAAGGCATTTCATGAGTGGCGAAGGCTGGAATATGATTTGAAAAAGCTTCAACAATTGAATATTCATGTAATCACCTTTCATGACAGGCATTACCCTTCACTGCTGAAAACTATTTATGATTACCCTCCAATTCTCTACGTTAAAGGAATGCTGAAGAATGATGATCTGAATATCGCTCTGGTTGGATCACGAACGGCCAGCACTTATGGAGTCTTCACGACAGAAAGACTGGCCAGGGAGCTGGCCTTGAATGGAATCACTGTGGTCAGCGGAATGGCCAGAGGCATCGACTCTGCAGCGCACAGGGGGGCTTTGGCGGGTCGGGGCAGGACAATCGCCGTATTGGGATGCGGTCTTGATATCGTTTATCCTCCCGAAAATAAAAATCTTTATGAAAAAATTGCTGCTGACGGCGCTGTCATTTCCGAGTTGGCACTCGGGACTCCGCCCAATGCCCCTAATTTCCCCCTGCGCAACCGAATCATCAGCGGTCTTTCCCTGGGTGTCGTCATAGTTGAAGCCAATGAACGGAGCGGTTCTTTAATCACGGCGCGAATAGCCCTGGAGCAGGGGCGGGAAGTCTTTGCCGTTCCGGGGAATATAGACTCCCACGGCTCAAGGGGCAGTCACAAATTGATAAAAGAGGGAGCGAAGCTGATTGAAAATGTTGGCGACATCCTGGAAGAAATAATTCCTCAGATCGAACGACGGCGAGAAAATAATCTCCTGAACGAGCAGGAAAAGAACACAGAAACATCAGAGAAGAAAGTCTCCTGTGAAACCAGATCCTGTTCTGCTGCTTCCATCTTTCCTTCTTTCAGTGAAAACGAAGCGCTCATTTTCAATCTCCTGACGGACAAACCTGTCGATATCGATTTGATTATTGAGAAGTCTGGATTAAACATCAATGAGACATTGAATTGTCTCTTGAATCTGGAACTGTACGAAGCGATCTTGCAGTTGCCGGGAAAGCTTTATAAACGTAAGGAGCAATCATGCCGGATTCCCTGA
- a CDS encoding SPASM domain-containing protein — translation MENYIIRGYDVRTTFLLDFLIPEWDFEPSPYLCGKRLATVHPDGTVASCIREHSFKSGTIFDADPLKAIQCDLYHNDFGEPDIPEECRRCDVRTACQGGCPQDKLLLTGTRAGKSVLCEIHREIIPKLRYLNHLKKIRVPRDHN, via the coding sequence TTGGAAAATTATATTATCCGAGGATATGATGTTAGAACAACTTTCCTGTTGGATTTTTTGATTCCTGAATGGGATTTTGAGCCTTCTCCCTATCTTTGTGGAAAAAGACTTGCTACGGTGCATCCTGATGGAACAGTTGCCTCATGTATTCGAGAACATTCATTTAAATCGGGAACAATTTTTGACGCAGATCCTTTAAAAGCAATACAATGCGATCTATATCATAATGATTTCGGAGAACCGGACATTCCAGAAGAGTGCAGACGGTGTGACGTCAGAACAGCTTGTCAGGGAGGATGTCCGCAAGATAAGTTATTGCTGACCGGTACGAGGGCAGGAAAATCTGTTTTATGTGAGATACACAGAGAAATTATTCCAAAGTTAAGATACTTAAACCATCTAAAAAAAATCAGGGTTCCTCGAGACCACAATTGA